One region of Termitidicoccus mucosus genomic DNA includes:
- a CDS encoding ShlB/FhaC/HecB family hemolysin secretion/activation protein: MQADREEIRRRQQQEQAEQQGRFEQPRVDLQPAAGTVSDAIPESPDGFSIDRVEVEGGRRFPWLAPLAARYEGRRLGMAGIRHAIRALSHACLERGYVTTRVLLPEQDIAGTRTLRLVVAPGTVGKIGFAPGDAGRGGTWRNAFPARAGGLLNLRDIEQGLEQMKRVPSQDVTMELKPGARPGQSDVLVTRKNRFPLRGHLGIDNGGDQNTGRWQGSATAFWDNPLSLNDLLAFTRNGAVATASGQGTGGDNLTYSLPFGYWTAHASYNAYDYRQTVQGYYNPYESSGKSRSVEARVQFLAHRDQNSKTTAQTRVSWRRNRNFIDGVELEVQRRDTGTLELALLHQRNLGRALLDASVAFRNGVPWFGATGDLQPRADGSPTNFYHALTADAVLRIPFSIGPARLHAHTAFRAQLTGDTLQGSEYFSIGGRYTVRGFDGRQTLGAEKGLTLRHDLGVALWRTGQTLYLALDGGHVAGPASRYLPGGTLAGCALGLRGGRGAFYYDATVGRPLYKPRGLHTARATCTAQAGIQF; this comes from the coding sequence TTGCAAGCCGATCGTGAGGAAATCCGCCGCCGCCAGCAGCAGGAACAGGCGGAGCAACAGGGGCGGTTCGAACAGCCTCGGGTGGATTTGCAACCGGCCGCCGGGACGGTTTCCGATGCCATCCCCGAATCGCCGGATGGGTTTAGCATCGACCGTGTGGAAGTGGAGGGCGGGCGGCGTTTTCCCTGGCTGGCTCCGCTCGCCGCGCGCTACGAGGGCAGGCGTCTCGGCATGGCGGGGATACGGCATGCGATTCGCGCGCTCTCCCACGCCTGCCTCGAGCGCGGCTATGTGACCACGCGCGTGCTCCTGCCGGAGCAGGACATCGCGGGCACGCGCACCCTGCGCCTCGTCGTGGCGCCGGGCACGGTGGGAAAAATCGGCTTTGCCCCCGGCGACGCCGGGCGGGGCGGCACGTGGCGCAACGCCTTCCCCGCGCGCGCCGGGGGACTGCTCAACCTCCGCGACATCGAGCAGGGCCTCGAGCAGATGAAGCGCGTGCCCTCGCAGGACGTGACGATGGAGCTGAAGCCCGGCGCGCGGCCCGGCCAAAGCGACGTGCTGGTCACGCGTAAAAACCGTTTCCCGCTGCGCGGGCACCTCGGCATCGACAACGGCGGCGACCAAAACACCGGCCGCTGGCAGGGCAGCGCGACCGCCTTTTGGGACAATCCCCTTTCCTTGAACGACCTTCTCGCCTTCACCCGCAACGGCGCGGTCGCCACCGCCTCGGGCCAGGGCACCGGCGGCGACAACCTCACTTACAGCCTCCCCTTCGGCTACTGGACGGCGCACGCCAGCTACAACGCCTACGACTACCGCCAGACCGTCCAGGGCTACTACAACCCCTACGAATCCTCCGGCAAAAGCCGCAGCGTGGAGGCCCGCGTGCAATTTCTGGCGCATCGCGACCAGAACTCCAAGACCACTGCGCAGACCCGCGTCTCCTGGCGGCGCAATCGCAATTTCATCGACGGCGTGGAGCTGGAGGTGCAGCGGCGCGACACCGGCACGCTGGAGCTTGCCCTCCTGCACCAGCGCAACCTCGGGCGCGCCCTGCTCGACGCGTCGGTCGCCTTCCGCAATGGCGTCCCGTGGTTCGGCGCGACCGGCGACCTCCAGCCGCGCGCCGACGGCTCGCCGACGAACTTTTACCACGCGCTCACCGCCGACGCCGTGCTGCGCATCCCTTTCTCCATCGGCCCCGCCCGCCTGCACGCGCACACGGCCTTCCGCGCGCAACTGACCGGCGACACGCTCCAGGGCTCGGAATATTTTTCCATCGGCGGGCGCTACACCGTGCGCGGCTTCGACGGGCGCCAGACCCTCGGCGCCGAAAAAGGCCTCACGCTCCGCCACGACCTCGGCGTCGCCCTCTGGCGCACGGGCCAGACGCTCTACCTCGCGCTCGACGGCGGCCATGTGGCCGGCCCCGCGAGCCGGTATCTGCCCGGCGGCACGCTGGCCGGCTGCGCCCTCGGGCTGCGCGGCGGCCGGGGGGCGTTCTACTACGACGCGACGGTGGGCCGCCCGCTGTACAAGCCCCGCGGCCTCCACACCGCCCGCGCCACCTGCACCGCGCAAGCCGGTATCCAATTTTAA